The proteins below are encoded in one region of Leptotrichia sp. oral taxon 218:
- a CDS encoding autotransporter-associated N-terminal domain-containing protein, with amino-acid sequence MVDSDLRQLQKELKAYAKRNKDFKYTDSAVYTFLLTGVTVASINSYSAVAVNDSSLDNGIHKAEKEINYSITAMRSDFKKARRENEKLLKNSNMELIQLMEQGDHVVKSPWSSWQYGINTFNNNWTGKYKGRGDKLKEEKYKRSNSLDRYQYSSTSKNLYGNTTKLLMKREPNAAIPVSASLTPKDPLLKNANLALDVKLGALPAFEARNVSAPVTPNVAAPNPNININLDITSASRGSSERVRAFASNGNSVMEDVALDSGKITIRRNDDNYSYDVQNVKVNEINKVTQLGIVTGMQNFSYGTSYTKDNIIASPGNAFFQVNGDGESNGNFLHKNFGVTLNSSNIDYSVSNFTSSTTYAELVHQDVHGGIGMEDVKKALDDSKISFDKNVFTDIEKTNANSSKVDKDPYYNVFANTGDITIKGPKAIFTHSYKHSDHSGGGTSFEANGVVMNAGNVTLEKDENIKETQHAVFLVSPDSAVDHGNVNNQHFYNTGSVVTKTDSTAMFLFLPSKHRHISITNKGSLTTHGKNTAGIFVNNASGVDLHLNFSDAKSSGDQEKLTTHTYSSNNSDSNNNRNRYYNKLTSEFTDKIDARNSSHPLIIYGESSAGLYLPKKGSFVTGQFAVDVQTNGNANDNNGSAGIYSASDIDLQGHYIKLGGSNNVGVYPVGSDGKPTIVYLGTGSIEIKGENNTGIVVKDKQGRVYSESEMVLNDGSNNSAIYAQGHTDDNDVEVKSIETETDPQKDSIFIYTAEGAKVKTNDTTGGLKIKGKISSGNPVYDITTKTLTKNVGGVYAKTGSEVDIRQTSTNTFGHGTGEYNIDITGARAKDKAGKDTQVYAGFGLFSDGSTIKANYNKIKATDTGVAAASINNGSIVLDNGEVNYSGSGYALYTNNGGTISLQNGTLVLNGNAIGYVRDVNGSNSVNLTGTTIDVQSDNVIVADLKNSTGSPITLNVANMTSPNTLKEQLLGTPAPSFTPTSSNYKYKYAVVDGGIINITGDIDKSDSTVGSDSEVFTKRLLYQNSLINVAAPLKAELDTAQLNSIDKSLTVPVGIAISASENSKTNNMTGINNSSTVSVDRTDGTDKGGIGLYADFANVKGIVNTGTVNVEKGTVNGANSDAIGIYATNSTPVTNSGAVNVGGEKSIGILGLSYRIDPATGNPVDPSTEPYYLAGKNGIVNVKNAQGGVVTMDNDAAIGIYVKNNSTGLTDARTLADINAVNNGTIVMNGSNNAIGMGADNGTLLNDTDGIINVNGTKSAGMFATNKSKLTNAGTINVADTSQGNESIGMYTDDVNTPITTSGTINVGKSSYGIYGKNVNMTGGVINVGDNGVGIYSKGAYALSPSVNLTSGTINVGNNNAVGVYIEDGATSLTDVYGNVNMTVGANDSFGYLITAKNAPVNLVTAPLTTATVGENSVYIYSAAPFTQGGLIENHTDITTTANNGYAIYSAQNVDNYGTIDLTTNSGIGNVGIYSFDGATATNRQSGVINVGSTSLGADKYGIGMATGYYNKTSGNISRQGNIVNEGTINVTKDGSIGMYAVGSGSKAINAATGVINLSGNNTVGMYIDQNAQGINYGTIQTTPTANGKGIKGVVVVNGGTIKNYGTINIQGSNNMGVYSDNSSVVSTDAIDTDVSGTKGKNSSTRTVVHGTATDVKNEGSVSIKTPPASDPHRVTLTGINPNAIAVVTTDAAAPSAKQVQITDNTFRTLDLSTIGDSSLAEASSLGMYVDTSGINITNPIQGLENLKGLTDINLLIGTEAANYTGAKAIEIQENLIDPYNKALKQVVTTGTTLNVNSASLTWLAQPVKSKKTGLIDRLYLVKVPYTDFASSDDPDTYNFLDGLEQRYGVEADGREKLLFNKLNGIGKGEPHIFAQAVNEMKGYEYSNTQQRIYETGGLLDKEFNYLHNDWRNPSKQNNKIKVFGQRDEYNTDTAGVIDYTNNAYGVAYVHEDEAVRLGNSIGWYAGAINNHFKFKDLGGSREDQTMLKAGLFKSMSPDDNGSLKLTVAGDVFAARNEMKRKFWIVDDTFEAKSNYYSYGAALKADLGYDIRLTQRMHLRPYGALKLEYGRFDGIKENTGQVRLEVAGNDYYSIKPEIGAEFKYIQPIAQRAQLSVGLSAAYENELGKINKLNQARVRYTNANWYNLRNEKEDRHGNGKFDLNIGLDNTRLGLTVNAGYDTKGKNIRGGIGFRAIY; translated from the coding sequence ATGGTAGACAGCGATTTAAGACAGCTTCAAAAAGAGCTAAAAGCGTATGCTAAAAGAAACAAAGATTTTAAATACACAGATTCAGCGGTGTATACTTTTTTGCTTACAGGAGTAACTGTTGCAAGTATCAATTCTTATTCGGCAGTGGCAGTAAATGATTCATCACTTGACAACGGAATACATAAAGCAGAAAAGGAAATTAATTATTCCATCACAGCGATGAGAAGTGACTTTAAAAAAGCGAGAAGAGAAAACGAAAAACTTCTAAAAAATTCAAATATGGAACTTATTCAGTTAATGGAACAAGGAGATCATGTGGTAAAATCCCCTTGGAGCAGTTGGCAATATGGAATAAACACTTTCAACAACAACTGGACTGGAAAATATAAGGGTCGTGGCGATAAATTAAAAGAAGAAAAATATAAGAGAAGTAATTCACTTGACAGGTATCAGTATTCTTCAACTTCAAAAAACCTTTACGGAAACACAACAAAACTTTTAATGAAAAGAGAACCAAACGCAGCAATCCCAGTATCAGCTTCATTGACACCAAAAGATCCATTGTTGAAAAATGCAAATTTGGCGTTGGATGTGAAGTTGGGAGCTTTACCGGCGTTTGAGGCTAGAAATGTTAGTGCTCCAGTAACTCCTAATGTTGCTGCACCTAATCCTAATATTAATATTAATTTAGACATTACTTCAGCTTCACGGGGAAGTTCTGAAAGAGTAAGAGCATTTGCTAGTAATGGAAATTCTGTAATGGAAGATGTAGCACTAGATAGTGGAAAGATTACAATTAGAAGAAACGATGATAATTATAGTTATGATGTTCAAAATGTAAAAGTTAATGAAATTAATAAAGTAACTCAATTGGGTATTGTAACAGGAATGCAAAATTTTTCTTATGGAACTTCATATACTAAAGATAATATTATAGCTTCTCCTGGAAATGCCTTTTTTCAAGTAAATGGTGACGGAGAGAGTAATGGAAATTTTCTTCATAAAAATTTTGGAGTTACATTAAATTCGTCAAATATTGATTATTCTGTTAGTAACTTTACTAGTTCAACTACTTATGCTGAACTTGTCCATCAAGATGTGCATGGTGGAATTGGAATGGAAGATGTAAAAAAAGCATTAGATGATTCTAAAATATCATTTGATAAGAATGTTTTTACTGATATTGAAAAAACAAATGCTAATTCATCAAAAGTAGATAAAGATCCTTATTATAATGTTTTTGCTAATACTGGAGATATTACGATAAAAGGTCCAAAAGCAATATTTACACATAGTTATAAACATTCAGATCATAGTGGTGGTGGAACAAGTTTTGAAGCTAATGGTGTTGTTATGAATGCTGGAAATGTAACATTGGAAAAAGATGAAAATATAAAAGAAACTCAACATGCTGTGTTTTTAGTTTCTCCAGATAGTGCGGTAGATCATGGAAATGTCAATAATCAGCATTTTTACAATACTGGTTCAGTAGTTACAAAAACAGATAGTACAGCTATGTTTTTATTTTTACCCTCAAAACATAGACATATAAGTATTACAAATAAAGGAAGTTTAACTACACATGGAAAAAATACAGCAGGAATATTTGTAAATAACGCTAGTGGAGTAGACCTACATCTTAATTTTAGCGACGCAAAAAGTAGTGGAGATCAGGAAAAACTTACTACACACACATACAGTTCAAATAATAGTGATAGTAATAATAATAGAAATAGATATTATAATAAATTGACATCTGAATTCACAGATAAAATTGACGCAAGAAATTCGTCACATCCATTAATTATATATGGAGAATCAAGTGCAGGATTGTATTTACCAAAAAAAGGTTCTTTTGTAACAGGACAATTTGCAGTTGATGTTCAAACTAATGGCAATGCTAATGATAATAATGGTTCAGCAGGAATTTATTCAGCTTCAGATATAGATTTACAAGGACATTATATAAAATTAGGTGGAAGTAATAATGTTGGAGTATATCCTGTAGGCTCTGATGGAAAACCGACTATTGTTTATTTGGGAACAGGTAGTATAGAAATTAAAGGAGAAAATAATACTGGGATTGTAGTAAAAGATAAACAAGGGCGTGTGTATTCTGAGAGTGAAATGGTTTTGAATGATGGAAGTAATAATTCTGCTATTTATGCGCAAGGGCATACAGATGATAATGATGTAGAAGTAAAAAGTATTGAAACAGAAACTGATCCACAAAAAGATAGTATTTTTATTTATACAGCTGAAGGAGCAAAAGTAAAGACAAATGATACAACAGGTGGTCTTAAAATAAAAGGTAAAATTAGCAGTGGAAATCCTGTTTATGACATAACAACAAAAACACTTACTAAAAATGTTGGAGGTGTATATGCAAAAACTGGAAGTGAAGTAGATATTAGACAAACATCAACTAATACTTTTGGACATGGTACTGGCGAATATAACATTGATATAACGGGAGCAAGGGCAAAAGATAAGGCAGGAAAAGATACACAAGTATATGCTGGGTTTGGGTTATTTTCTGATGGTTCAACTATAAAAGCTAATTATAACAAAATTAAAGCTACTGATACAGGAGTAGCAGCAGCTTCAATAAATAATGGTTCTATAGTTTTAGATAATGGAGAAGTAAATTACAGTGGTTCAGGTTATGCTCTTTATACTAATAATGGTGGTACAATAAGTTTACAAAATGGAACTTTGGTATTAAATGGTAATGCAATAGGATATGTTAGAGATGTAAATGGAAGTAATTCTGTAAATTTAACAGGAACTACAATTGATGTGCAATCTGATAATGTAATAGTTGCAGATTTAAAAAATTCAACAGGTTCACCAATTACATTAAATGTAGCAAATATGACTTCTCCTAACACTTTAAAAGAACAGTTGCTTGGAACACCTGCACCAAGTTTTACACCAACAAGTAGTAATTATAAATATAAATATGCTGTAGTTGATGGTGGTATTATAAATATAACAGGAGATATTGATAAATCAGATTCGACAGTTGGTTCAGATAGTGAAGTATTTACAAAAAGATTGCTTTATCAAAATTCATTAATAAATGTTGCAGCACCATTAAAAGCAGAACTTGACACAGCTCAATTAAATTCAATTGATAAATCACTAACAGTTCCTGTAGGAATTGCAATAAGTGCCAGTGAAAATTCTAAGACTAACAATATGACAGGAATTAACAATAGCAGTACAGTAAGTGTTGATAGAACAGATGGAACAGATAAAGGTGGAATTGGACTTTATGCTGATTTTGCAAATGTAAAAGGAATTGTAAATACAGGAACGGTGAATGTGGAAAAAGGAACAGTAAATGGAGCAAATTCAGATGCGATTGGAATTTATGCAACAAATAGTACACCTGTAACAAATAGCGGAGCAGTAAATGTTGGCGGAGAAAAATCAATAGGAATTTTAGGTCTTTCATACAGAATTGATCCAGCAACTGGAAATCCTGTAGATCCTTCAACTGAACCATATTATTTAGCAGGAAAAAATGGAATTGTAAATGTTAAAAATGCTCAGGGTGGAGTAGTTACAATGGACAATGACGCAGCAATTGGAATTTATGTGAAAAATAATAGCACAGGTCTCACTGACGCAAGAACTTTAGCTGACATAAATGCTGTAAATAATGGAACAATTGTGATGAATGGAAGTAATAATGCAATTGGAATGGGTGCGGATAACGGAACTTTGTTAAATGATACGGACGGAATTATTAATGTAAATGGAACAAAGTCAGCTGGAATGTTTGCAACAAATAAATCAAAATTGACTAATGCTGGAACGATTAATGTGGCAGATACTTCACAAGGAAATGAATCAATTGGAATGTATACAGATGATGTAAATACTCCGATAACTACGAGTGGTACAATTAATGTTGGAAAAAGTTCATATGGAATTTATGGGAAAAATGTAAATATGACTGGCGGTGTGATAAATGTCGGAGATAACGGAGTTGGAATTTATTCAAAAGGGGCCTATGCTTTATCTCCAAGCGTTAATTTAACTTCAGGTACGATAAATGTTGGAAATAACAACGCTGTTGGAGTCTATATTGAAGATGGCGCTACATCTTTGACGGATGTCTATGGAAATGTGAATATGACAGTTGGAGCAAATGATTCATTTGGATATTTGATCACGGCGAAAAACGCTCCTGTAAATCTTGTGACAGCGCCATTAACTACCGCAACTGTGGGAGAAAATTCGGTATATATTTATTCGGCAGCACCGTTTACACAAGGTGGATTAATTGAAAATCATACAGATATAACTACGACTGCTAATAATGGCTACGCAATTTATTCTGCACAGAATGTTGACAATTATGGAACTATTGACTTGACAACAAATTCAGGGATTGGAAATGTTGGAATTTATTCATTTGACGGAGCGACTGCTACGAATAGACAAAGTGGTGTGATAAATGTCGGTTCAACTAGTCTTGGAGCAGATAAATATGGAATTGGAATGGCGACAGGATATTATAATAAAACTTCTGGAAATATTTCAAGACAGGGAAATATTGTAAATGAAGGTACAATTAATGTGACAAAAGATGGAAGTATTGGAATGTATGCGGTTGGAAGCGGTTCAAAAGCGATAAATGCTGCAACTGGTGTAATTAACTTAAGCGGAAATAATACGGTTGGAATGTATATTGACCAAAATGCGCAAGGAATCAACTATGGAACAATTCAGACAACTCCAACAGCAAATGGTAAAGGAATTAAAGGGGTTGTCGTAGTAAACGGCGGAACTATTAAAAACTACGGTACGATAAATATTCAAGGTTCGAATAATATGGGAGTTTACTCAGATAATTCAAGCGTAGTTTCAACAGATGCAATAGATACAGATGTCAGTGGAACTAAAGGGAAAAATAGTTCTACAAGAACAGTTGTTCATGGAACGGCAACGGATGTGAAAAATGAAGGAAGCGTGTCGATAAAAACACCACCTGCTTCAGATCCACACAGAGTTACATTAACTGGAATAAATCCAAATGCGATAGCAGTTGTGACAACAGATGCAGCTGCACCTAGTGCAAAACAAGTTCAAATTACAGACAATACATTTAGAACATTGGATTTGTCAACTATTGGAGATAGTTCTTTAGCTGAAGCGTCTAGCCTTGGAATGTATGTTGATACATCTGGAATAAATATAACAAATCCGATTCAAGGACTTGAAAATTTAAAAGGTCTTACTGATATAAATCTGCTTATTGGAACTGAAGCTGCAAATTATACTGGAGCTAAAGCTATAGAAATCCAGGAAAATTTGATAGATCCGTACAATAAAGCATTAAAACAAGTTGTTACAACTGGAACTACTTTAAATGTAAATTCGGCAAGTTTAACTTGGCTTGCGCAACCTGTAAAATCTAAAAAAACAGGATTAATTGACAGATTGTATTTGGTAAAAGTTCCTTACACTGATTTTGCAAGTAGTGATGATCCTGATACATATAATTTCTTAGATGGTTTGGAACAAAGATATGGAGTTGAAGCTGATGGAAGGGAAAAACTTCTGTTTAATAAATTAAATGGTATTGGAAAAGGTGAACCCCATATATTTGCTCAAGCTGTAAATGAAATGAAAGGTTACGAGTATTCAAATACTCAGCAGAGAATTTATGAAACTGGAGGATTGCTGGACAAAGAGTTTAATTATTTGCACAATGACTGGCGAAATCCATCTAAACAAAATAATAAGATAAAAGTGTTTGGACAAAGAGATGAATATAATACAGATACTGCTGGAGTAATTGATTATACAAATAATGCTTATGGAGTGGCTTATGTTCACGAAGATGAAGCAGTTAGACTTGGAAATAGCATTGGATGGTATGCTGGAGCGATAAACAACCATTTTAAATTTAAAGATTTGGGTGGATCAAGAGAAGATCAGACTATGTTGAAAGCTGGATTGTTTAAATCAATGTCACCAGATGATAACGGAAGTTTAAAATTGACAGTTGCGGGAGATGTATTTGCGGCAAGAAATGAAATGAAGCGTAAATTCTGGATAGTTGACGACACTTTTGAAGCAAAATCTAATTATTATTCGTATGGAGCGGCATTAAAAGCAGATTTGGGATATGATATAAGATTAACACAAAGAATGCATTTAAGACCGTATGGAGCATTAAAACTGGAATACGGAAGATTTGATGGAATTAAAGAAAATACAGGTCAAGTTAGATTAGAAGTGGCCGGAAATGATTATTATTCAATAAAACCGGAAATTGGAGCAGAATTCAAGTACATTCAGCCAATAGCTCAAAGAGCTCAACTTTCAGTAGGTTTATCAGCTGCATATGAAAATGAATTAGGTAAAATAAATAAATTAAATCAAGCAAGAGTGAGATATACAAATGCTAATTGGTACAACTTGAGAAATGAAAAAGAAGATAGACACGGAAACGGAAAATTTGACTTAAATATAGGTTTGGACAATACAAGATTAGGTTTAACAGTAAATGCAGGATATGACACAAAAGGAAAAAATATTAGAGGTGGAATAGGATTTAGAGCAATTTACTAG
- a CDS encoding pheromone cAD1 o protein encodes MKKLIFFILLFTSILAFSELKDGTYSVEKQDDTNYATFVKLIVKNNKVIGVQYDKKNAQGKLYSMDNPTFRDQSLVTSRKFVSTQDINDISDSNFRELVNFLLEKANNGQTGDFKK; translated from the coding sequence ATGAAAAAATTAATATTCTTCATTTTGCTTTTTACAAGCATTCTAGCGTTTTCAGAATTAAAAGATGGAACTTATTCAGTTGAAAAGCAAGATGACACTAATTATGCGACTTTTGTAAAATTAATAGTGAAAAACAACAAAGTTATCGGAGTTCAATACGATAAAAAAAATGCTCAAGGGAAATTATACTCAATGGACAATCCAACATTTAGAGATCAGTCACTTGTAACTTCAAGAAAATTTGTAAGTACACAAGATATAAATGATATAAGCGATTCAAATTTTAGAGAACTTGTAAATTTCTTATTAGAAAAAGCAAATAATGGTCAAACAGGCGATTTTAAAAAATAG
- a CDS encoding toxin-antitoxin system YwqK family antitoxin codes for MLKFKKSIFILLSFLALGSFSFAAYNTNVMAKRTSEYSSASARAMSSYYGTISNVNVSGNTATIKETGQPFTGNYIEYNEIGSVRTIRPYKNGLLDGAMYLYFDNGNLLKVTNYTNGNKDGEEIEFYGNGYSKSIKTYRNGVLNGVAYDFDEFGRPAGSVEYVNNSKNGKEVKLSNGAVIAESTYQYGRLNGPVTLYNTNGTVRMTGSYASNLRNGQWTWNYENGSKRLIESYNNGVIYQVTGFNRDGSKERDIRLSNGSGEFTQYYSNGKVKAKGTLRNYKPYGNWNFYNNQGYVTDTQGFY; via the coding sequence ATGTTAAAATTTAAGAAATCAATATTTATTTTACTTTCATTTTTAGCACTTGGAAGTTTCTCATTTGCCGCTTACAACACCAATGTCATGGCAAAAAGAACTAGCGAATATTCAAGTGCTTCTGCAAGAGCTATGTCTTCATACTATGGCACAATTTCAAATGTAAATGTTTCTGGAAATACTGCCACAATAAAAGAAACTGGACAGCCTTTCACAGGAAATTACATCGAATACAATGAAATTGGTTCAGTAAGAACTATAAGACCTTACAAAAATGGACTTTTAGACGGTGCAATGTATTTGTACTTTGACAATGGAAATTTATTAAAAGTTACAAATTACACAAATGGAAATAAAGACGGAGAAGAAATTGAATTTTATGGAAATGGATATTCAAAATCAATAAAAACTTATAGAAACGGTGTTTTAAACGGCGTTGCTTACGATTTTGATGAATTTGGAAGACCTGCAGGTTCAGTTGAATATGTAAATAATTCAAAAAATGGAAAAGAAGTAAAACTTTCAAATGGTGCTGTAATCGCTGAGAGCACTTATCAATATGGAAGATTAAACGGACCTGTGACTTTATATAACACAAATGGAACAGTTCGTATGACAGGAAGTTACGCTTCAAACTTGAGAAACGGTCAATGGACTTGGAACTATGAAAACGGATCAAAAAGATTAATCGAAAGCTACAACAACGGAGTTATTTACCAAGTTACCGGTTTCAACAGAGATGGCTCAAAAGAGCGTGATATAAGATTATCCAATGGAAGTGGAGAATTTACCCAGTATTATAGCAACGGAAAAGTAAAAGCAAAAGGAACTTTAAGAAACTACAAACCTTACGGAAACTGGAACTTTTACAACAATCAAGGCTATGTAACTGATACACAAGGATTTTATTAA